A DNA window from Paenibacillus sp. HWE-109 contains the following coding sequences:
- a CDS encoding DUF6677 family protein: MNVPQEHSHIPSYSDDPSYPRYAPYYPIAKKRKWKAGILSFMVPGTGHFYLGLMQRGLFIMMLLILDIFIITSLANQADPSVAAVTLFALFIPVIYFYNLFDALQATDHVNNRLELGEFSGSQDIEFHDPLQKLIKGTNMGVILVAAGAVFFLLSNKPMWVTGLFDLMGSYLGSVVLVLAGIAMYLLDSRKNK, encoded by the coding sequence ATGAACGTACCGCAGGAACATTCTCATATTCCCTCGTACTCAGATGACCCGAGTTACCCCCGCTATGCTCCTTATTATCCAATTGCTAAGAAGCGCAAATGGAAGGCGGGAATACTGTCGTTCATGGTTCCGGGAACTGGACACTTTTATCTAGGGCTTATGCAGCGTGGTTTATTCATCATGATGCTGCTCATCTTGGATATCTTCATCATCACTTCCCTTGCGAACCAAGCTGACCCAAGTGTTGCTGCAGTCACATTATTTGCTTTGTTTATTCCAGTCATTTACTTCTATAACCTGTTCGATGCGCTCCAAGCGACAGACCATGTCAATAACCGTTTGGAGCTAGGAGAGTTCTCCGGTTCTCAGGACATTGAATTCCACGATCCACTGCAGAAGTTGATCAAGGGTACCAACATGGGCGTCATTCTGGTCGCCGCGGGAGCTGTGTTTTTTCTGCTCAGCAACAAACCGATGTGGGTGACAGGGCTTTTTGATCTAATGGGCTCCTACCTTGGATCGGTTGTGCTCGTACTTGCTGGGATTGCGATGTACTTGCTTGATTCCCGCAAAAATAAATAA
- the gatB gene encoding Asp-tRNA(Asn)/Glu-tRNA(Gln) amidotransferase subunit GatB — protein sequence MLSATDTQFETVVGLEVHVELHTASKIFCGCATSFGAPPNTNTCPVCLGHPGVLPVLNRQAVEYAMKAAMALNCTISTHSKFDRKNYFYPDSPDAYQTSQYDQPIGLNGWVDIEVNGVSKRIGVTRLHLEEDAGKLTHVDGGYASLVDLNRAGTPLIEIVSEPDLRSPEEARAYLEKVRAIMIYCDVSDVKMEEGSMRCDANVSLRPFGQEKFGTRAELKNMNSFRGVQKGLEYEEFRQAEILRSGGEVDQETRRWDEAQGKTVAMRGKEDAHDYRYFPDPDLVSLYIDDAWKASVKASIPELPDARKARYSSEYGLPSYDADVITSSMKLANFFEESLQYTQDAKAVSNWIMGDLLGYLNANSLEFADVKVTGKGLGEMIGLIEKGTISNKIAKTVFKEMLESGKEPQKIVEEQGLVQISDEGAIKAVVEQVVANSPQSVADFKAGKEKAVGFLVGQVMKETKGKANPGLVNKLIVECLNSK from the coding sequence ATTTTGTCGGCAACAGATACCCAATTTGAAACGGTCGTTGGTCTTGAAGTTCACGTTGAGCTTCATACCGCTTCCAAAATATTTTGCGGATGCGCAACCTCATTCGGAGCCCCTCCGAATACGAATACATGTCCGGTATGCCTTGGCCACCCGGGCGTTCTGCCTGTACTGAATCGTCAGGCGGTGGAATATGCGATGAAGGCCGCTATGGCGCTGAATTGCACGATTTCTACACATAGTAAATTTGACCGTAAAAACTACTTTTATCCGGATTCGCCGGATGCTTACCAAACATCGCAATATGATCAGCCGATCGGCTTGAACGGTTGGGTAGATATTGAAGTGAACGGTGTCAGCAAACGAATCGGTGTGACTCGCCTTCACTTAGAGGAAGATGCGGGGAAGCTAACGCACGTCGATGGCGGTTATGCCTCTCTGGTTGATCTCAATCGGGCGGGGACGCCGCTCATTGAGATAGTGTCTGAGCCTGATTTGCGGTCTCCTGAAGAAGCGCGTGCCTATTTGGAGAAAGTCAGAGCGATCATGATCTACTGTGATGTGTCCGACGTGAAAATGGAAGAAGGCTCGATGCGCTGCGATGCCAACGTCAGCTTGCGTCCTTTCGGGCAAGAGAAGTTCGGCACGAGAGCTGAGCTGAAGAACATGAACTCGTTCCGCGGCGTCCAAAAAGGACTCGAGTACGAGGAATTCCGCCAAGCGGAAATTCTCCGCAGCGGCGGCGAAGTGGATCAAGAAACGCGTCGCTGGGATGAAGCCCAAGGCAAGACAGTTGCGATGCGAGGCAAAGAAGATGCGCATGACTATCGCTATTTCCCTGATCCGGATCTCGTTAGCCTGTACATCGACGATGCTTGGAAAGCTAGTGTCAAAGCATCTATCCCGGAACTGCCGGACGCTCGCAAAGCGCGCTATAGCAGTGAATACGGACTGCCTAGCTATGATGCGGATGTCATCACTTCTTCAATGAAGCTCGCTAACTTCTTCGAAGAGAGCTTGCAGTACACACAGGATGCCAAAGCGGTCTCCAACTGGATCATGGGTGATTTGCTCGGCTATTTGAATGCGAACAGCCTTGAATTCGCCGATGTGAAAGTCACTGGCAAAGGCCTTGGCGAAATGATCGGCCTGATTGAGAAAGGCACTATTTCCAACAAGATTGCCAAGACTGTCTTCAAGGAAATGCTCGAATCCGGCAAAGAGCCGCAGAAGATCGTAGAAGAGCAAGGACTTGTACAAATCAGTGACGAGGGTGCCATCAAGGCCGTCGTTGAGCAGGTAGTGGCGAACAGTCCGCAATCCGTAGCTGATTTCAAAGCTGGCAAAGAGAAAGCCGTAGGCTTCCTTGTCGGGCAAGTCATGAAAGAAACCAAAGGCAAAGCCAACCCAGGTCTCGTCAATAAATTAATTGTGGAGTGCCTGAACAGCAAGTGA
- a CDS encoding glycosyl hydrolase family 18 protein, whose amino-acid sequence MQLTPIDPQPKHRKSSKKFLLISSLFIGILAAGAATYLWQELAPNRTKVDPDYHEISKPVFYQGNYYKESAIGAKEGLKLPLELIQEWMDPTILYEKSSDSVIITTKEKVLRLKTTELSAFMNEKPITLSFPVEKKGDRIYVPIEPLRQLYPFDIRESEATGAVLLYKKGELLKWAKHVGEEPAQLRTFASIKAPIVSEIASNEQLIILSDEGEWYKAQQSSGPIGYVRKSDVLDDHEETIPLQEETSSYVPWKPLNGKLNMTWEHVISKTPDTSKFSDMPGLQVVSPTWFSLADGEGRIKNIADASYVKWAQTRNYQVWALFSNGFEADRTSQALSTYDRRMKIIKQLLGFAQTYKLQGFNIDFENVHLKDKENLVQFVREMTPFMHEQGLSVSIDVTPKSTNEMWSMFYDRPALAEVVDYMMVMAYDEYWASSPKSGSVSSLPWAERSVAQILNADKVPPSKLVLGVPFYTRQWTEETKNGKTTATSKTLTMEAAQTIIKDKKLTPTYLPEAGQNYVEYKEGDKLIRIWLEDETSMKARIDLVKKYDLAGVASWRRGFEQAPMWKVIQDALVPAKP is encoded by the coding sequence TTGCAGCTGACACCCATAGATCCACAGCCGAAACATAGAAAATCTTCCAAGAAATTTCTGCTGATATCTTCCCTATTCATTGGAATCCTTGCGGCAGGTGCCGCTACCTATCTATGGCAGGAACTTGCTCCTAACCGTACGAAAGTAGATCCGGACTATCACGAGATAAGCAAGCCGGTATTTTACCAAGGGAATTATTATAAAGAAAGTGCAATAGGTGCCAAAGAGGGGCTTAAATTACCTCTGGAGCTTATTCAGGAGTGGATGGATCCAACCATTCTATATGAGAAAAGCAGCGATTCGGTCATCATCACAACCAAAGAGAAAGTGCTTCGGCTCAAAACAACGGAGCTGTCGGCGTTCATGAATGAGAAGCCGATTACACTTTCTTTCCCTGTTGAGAAGAAGGGGGATCGCATCTATGTGCCGATTGAGCCGCTGCGTCAGCTGTATCCTTTTGATATCAGAGAATCAGAGGCAACGGGAGCCGTTCTTCTATATAAAAAAGGTGAGCTTCTCAAATGGGCAAAACATGTGGGGGAGGAACCCGCACAACTTCGCACCTTTGCATCCATCAAAGCGCCAATCGTCTCCGAGATCGCAAGCAATGAGCAGCTCATTATTTTAAGCGATGAGGGTGAATGGTACAAAGCTCAACAGTCAAGCGGGCCCATCGGCTATGTTCGCAAGAGTGATGTGCTGGATGATCATGAGGAAACCATTCCGTTGCAGGAAGAGACTTCCTCCTATGTGCCATGGAAGCCGCTTAACGGCAAGTTGAACATGACCTGGGAGCATGTCATAAGCAAAACGCCTGACACTTCCAAGTTTAGTGACATGCCTGGCCTTCAAGTGGTCAGTCCAACTTGGTTCTCTCTTGCTGACGGTGAGGGACGCATTAAGAACATCGCTGACGCTTCCTATGTCAAATGGGCGCAAACGCGCAATTATCAGGTCTGGGCGCTGTTTAGCAATGGATTTGAGGCTGACAGGACCTCTCAAGCGCTTTCCACGTACGATCGCCGTATGAAAATCATCAAGCAATTGCTTGGTTTCGCTCAGACGTACAAGCTGCAGGGCTTCAATATTGATTTTGAAAATGTTCATTTGAAAGACAAAGAAAACCTCGTGCAGTTTGTCCGCGAAATGACACCTTTTATGCATGAACAAGGATTGTCAGTTTCCATTGATGTAACACCCAAATCAACGAATGAGATGTGGTCCATGTTTTATGACCGGCCTGCTCTTGCTGAAGTCGTTGATTATATGATGGTGATGGCTTATGACGAATATTGGGCGTCAAGTCCCAAATCAGGGTCCGTTTCATCACTTCCATGGGCAGAGCGTTCGGTTGCGCAAATATTGAACGCAGATAAAGTTCCTCCATCTAAGCTTGTCCTAGGTGTTCCATTCTATACCCGGCAGTGGACGGAGGAAACTAAAAATGGGAAGACGACAGCGACTTCCAAAACCTTAACGATGGAAGCAGCCCAAACTATTATTAAAGACAAAAAACTGACCCCGACGTATCTGCCGGAAGCGGGGCAGAATTACGTGGAGTACAAAGAAGGCGATAAGCTCATTCGCATCTGGCTAGAAGATGAGACATCGATGAAGGCAAGGATCGATTTAGTGAAGAAGTACGATTTGGCTGGCGTGGCCTCCTGGCGCAGAGGGTTTGAGCAGGCTCCTATGTGGAAAGTGATTCAAGATGCATTGGTGCCAGCGAAGCCATAA
- a CDS encoding MgtC/SapB family protein: MSNPWVIDQVHITIRLVLALLLGGLIGFEREVSSHAAGLRTHILVCVGSSLVMLLSMYGFSAFVNEVNVRLDPSRLAAQVISGIGFLGAGTIMFNGRSITGLTTAASLWVVAGIGLAVGAGFYYPAVLACFMVLISLWILNKVELKYFNGKKIRVLKIQASDQPGTLGLITTLLGKQNVDIRKITLEEHEAADKPNQVLITFHVTIPKPSIIVTVLEGINQIKGVTGVTIEKSKS; encoded by the coding sequence ATGAGTAATCCATGGGTTATTGATCAGGTTCATATCACCATTCGGTTGGTACTCGCACTTCTGCTTGGCGGTTTAATTGGGTTCGAGCGCGAAGTCAGCAGTCATGCCGCGGGGCTTCGTACGCATATTCTGGTTTGTGTCGGCTCATCGCTCGTTATGCTGCTTTCCATGTATGGGTTCAGCGCTTTTGTCAACGAAGTTAATGTGCGTCTCGATCCTTCACGTCTTGCGGCCCAGGTCATTAGCGGTATCGGCTTTCTGGGGGCAGGCACAATCATGTTTAATGGAAGATCCATCACGGGCCTTACGACCGCTGCATCACTCTGGGTCGTTGCGGGAATAGGGCTTGCTGTAGGAGCGGGCTTTTATTATCCGGCTGTACTTGCCTGTTTCATGGTGCTTATCTCACTATGGATTCTAAACAAAGTAGAGCTTAAGTATTTTAACGGCAAAAAGATTCGGGTTCTCAAGATACAAGCGTCCGATCAACCAGGAACATTAGGCCTCATTACAACACTTCTGGGCAAACAAAACGTTGATATTCGTAAAATTACCTTGGAAGAGCATGAGGCGGCAGATAAACCTAATCAAGTGCTGATTACATTCCACGTAACCATTCCCAAGCCTTCGATTATCGTGACGGTGCTTGAAGGCATTAATCAAATTAAAGGGGTCACAGGCGTTACCATTGAAAAAAGTAAAAGTTGA
- a CDS encoding nucleotidyltransferase-like protein codes for MGIDKEQFLLKFRNDQRIISVMAVDNPKQLPSLTDGFDTLLLIVTNDLSLNNHTTNYIRDASRIQERWVDPSSLEQWVRQGLNRNILHWLLKGEILLDQNTYLEGLRHRILEFPSDLREHKLLVEFSHFLRKYLQSKEYILDEHLLDAYNNILEALHHWARIVIIEDGYHPEITVWRQIRAINPGVYKLYEELTMSKETLKQRVQLVLLACEFSVMSKMERCCEAFIQILRASEQPLSSDELQQHPQLVEVKAELPLLLNKLVKKGLIKEVAILIDEEISEIELKYTSI; via the coding sequence ATGGGAATCGATAAAGAGCAGTTTTTGCTTAAGTTTCGAAATGACCAGCGGATCATAAGCGTCATGGCGGTTGATAATCCTAAGCAACTTCCCTCGCTGACAGACGGTTTTGATACGCTGCTTCTAATCGTAACGAACGACCTGAGCCTGAACAATCATACGACTAATTATATAAGAGACGCTTCTAGGATACAAGAAAGATGGGTAGATCCTTCTTCACTCGAACAATGGGTTCGTCAAGGTCTCAATCGAAATATCCTTCACTGGCTGTTAAAAGGGGAGATACTTCTGGATCAGAACACTTATTTAGAAGGCCTGCGCCATAGAATACTTGAATTCCCTAGTGACTTGCGTGAGCATAAACTGCTCGTTGAGTTCTCGCACTTTTTGCGCAAGTATCTGCAAAGCAAGGAGTACATTCTCGATGAGCACTTGTTAGATGCCTATAACAATATTCTGGAGGCGCTGCATCACTGGGCGAGAATTGTCATTATTGAAGATGGCTATCACCCGGAAATCACCGTTTGGAGACAGATTCGTGCCATTAATCCAGGCGTGTATAAGCTGTATGAGGAATTGACTATGAGCAAAGAGACCCTGAAACAGAGGGTTCAATTAGTTTTACTCGCTTGTGAGTTTTCTGTCATGTCCAAAATGGAGCGCTGCTGTGAGGCTTTTATTCAAATCCTCCGCGCGAGCGAGCAGCCACTGAGTTCAGATGAACTGCAACAGCATCCACAATTAGTTGAAGTAAAGGCAGAGCTTCCTTTGCTTTTGAACAAACTTGTCAAAAAAGGCTTGATCAAAGAAGTAGCCATTCTTATTGATGAAGAAATTTCTGAAATTGAGTTGAAATATACGAGTATTTAA
- the perR gene encoding peroxide-responsive transcriptional repressor PerR: MAVHLEQALAKLKTTGVRMTPQRHAILSFLLDSMTHPTADDIYRSLESKFPNMSVATVYNNLKVFIESGLVRELTYGDSSSRFDADMTDHYHAVCESCGKIADFEYPPLHDIENTAAGQTGFQISGYRLEVYGVCPDCTGITKH, encoded by the coding sequence ATGGCCGTACATTTAGAACAGGCATTGGCTAAATTGAAAACAACCGGTGTTCGGATGACGCCACAGCGGCATGCAATCCTCTCTTTTCTATTGGATTCCATGACTCATCCGACCGCAGATGACATCTACAGATCCCTTGAATCCAAATTTCCTAACATGAGCGTAGCGACTGTTTATAATAATCTCAAAGTATTTATTGAATCAGGACTCGTTCGAGAACTGACTTATGGAGACAGCTCGAGTCGTTTTGATGCGGATATGACGGACCATTATCATGCGGTTTGTGAAAGCTGCGGGAAGATTGCGGACTTTGAATATCCGCCTCTTCATGATATTGAGAACACCGCTGCAGGACAAACGGGCTTTCAAATTAGCGGCTACCGCCTAGAAGTTTATGGTGTTTGTCCGGACTGCACAGGGATTACCAAGCATTAA
- the gatA gene encoding Asp-tRNA(Asn)/Glu-tRNA(Gln) amidotransferase subunit GatA — protein MSLFDLNLQQIHAKLQGKELKVADLVDQSYTRIQQVESKVRAFLTLDEENARLTAAKLDEQFANSATTSDLFGLPIGIKDNMVTEGLRTTCASKFLSNYNPIYDATVVTKLKEAQTVTIGKLNMDEFAMGGSNENSAYHPSHNPWNTDYVPGGSSGGSAAAVAAGEVYFALGSDTGGSIRQPAAYCGIVGLKPTYGLVSRYGLVAFASSLDQIGPLTKNVEDSAYLLQAIAGYDAKDSTSAKVDIPDYLSALTGDIKGLRIGVPKEYMGKGIDPAVKEKVLEALKVLEGLGAVWEEVTLPHSEYAVATYYLLASSEASSNLARFDGVRYGVRSDNANNLLDLYHMSRSEGFGPEVKRRIMLGTYALSSGYYDAYYLKAQQVRTLIKQDFDQVFEKFDIIIGPTAPTPAFKIGEQSNDPLTMYLNDIMTIPVSLAGIPAISVPCGFVNELPVGLQVIGKALDEATLLRVAHAFEQHTDHHKQRPQL, from the coding sequence TTGTCTTTGTTTGATCTAAACCTACAACAAATTCACGCGAAGCTTCAAGGCAAAGAATTGAAAGTTGCCGATCTCGTGGATCAATCCTATACAAGAATTCAGCAAGTAGAAAGCAAAGTTCGCGCTTTCCTTACCTTAGATGAAGAAAATGCCCGCTTAACGGCTGCCAAATTGGACGAGCAGTTCGCAAACAGTGCGACTACGAGCGATCTATTCGGATTGCCGATCGGGATCAAGGATAACATGGTGACAGAAGGATTGCGCACAACTTGTGCGAGCAAATTCCTGTCCAACTATAATCCAATCTACGACGCTACTGTCGTCACCAAGCTCAAAGAAGCTCAAACCGTCACGATCGGCAAGCTCAATATGGATGAATTCGCCATGGGCGGCTCCAACGAGAACTCCGCTTACCATCCATCCCACAATCCGTGGAACACGGATTATGTGCCCGGCGGCTCCAGCGGCGGTTCCGCTGCTGCGGTTGCTGCAGGCGAAGTATACTTCGCGCTGGGCTCCGACACCGGCGGCTCGATTCGCCAACCGGCTGCTTACTGCGGCATCGTCGGTCTCAAGCCGACGTACGGACTTGTGTCCCGCTATGGCCTCGTCGCGTTCGCGTCTTCACTCGATCAGATCGGGCCGCTGACGAAGAACGTTGAAGACTCGGCCTACTTGCTGCAAGCCATCGCAGGCTATGACGCTAAGGATTCCACTTCTGCGAAAGTGGACATCCCTGATTACCTCAGCGCCTTGACCGGAGATATCAAAGGTCTGCGCATCGGGGTACCGAAGGAATACATGGGCAAGGGGATCGACCCGGCTGTCAAAGAGAAAGTGCTCGAAGCGCTCAAAGTGCTGGAAGGCTTAGGCGCTGTATGGGAAGAAGTCACGCTGCCGCATTCGGAATATGCCGTTGCTACCTATTACTTGCTCGCTTCGTCGGAAGCGTCCTCCAACCTTGCCCGCTTTGATGGCGTGCGTTACGGTGTGCGCTCCGACAATGCGAACAACTTGCTTGATCTTTACCATATGTCCCGCAGCGAAGGCTTTGGCCCTGAGGTCAAGCGCCGCATCATGCTGGGAACGTATGCGTTAAGCTCAGGTTACTATGATGCTTATTATTTGAAAGCACAACAAGTGCGTACGTTGATCAAGCAAGATTTTGATCAAGTATTCGAGAAATTCGATATCATCATCGGACCTACGGCTCCGACGCCGGCTTTCAAGATCGGCGAGCAAAGCAATGATCCGCTTACGATGTATTTGAACGATATCATGACCATTCCGGTCAGCTTGGCGGGTATTCCTGCGATTAGCGTACCTTGCGGTTTCGTGAACGAACTTCCGGTTGGCCTGCAAGTCATCGGCAAAGCGCTGGATGAAGCTACCCTTCTGCGTGTAGCCCACGCTTTTGAGCAGCATACAGATCACCACAAACAGCGCCCGCAATTGTAA
- a CDS encoding RNA polymerase sigma factor, whose amino-acid sequence MDNMTDEQLIDRVRQGHSDAYRVLVERHKNYIYTVVYRMVGHKETAEDLTQEVFVKLFRSLVHFRGEAKFTTWLYRMTTNLVTDFRRSQKRKPYEALLDKMKSWFTDSRDQPEEMAIRKDDQERMQALLAELPDKYRLIMYLFHYKQLSYQEMSQATGLPVKTLETRLYRGKAMLKEKWLEVNSHDAQTTGRPSAHAIPK is encoded by the coding sequence ATGGACAATATGACGGATGAGCAGCTGATCGATCGGGTCCGTCAAGGTCATTCCGATGCTTATCGTGTATTGGTAGAGCGGCATAAGAACTACATCTATACAGTCGTTTACCGCATGGTAGGGCATAAGGAAACTGCCGAGGACTTAACCCAGGAAGTGTTCGTTAAGCTTTTTCGGTCCTTGGTTCATTTTCGCGGAGAGGCCAAATTTACAACATGGCTCTACCGCATGACGACGAATCTCGTGACGGACTTTCGGCGCTCGCAGAAACGGAAGCCTTATGAGGCCTTGCTTGACAAAATGAAAAGCTGGTTTACTGACAGCCGGGATCAGCCAGAAGAGATGGCGATTCGCAAGGATGATCAAGAGCGGATGCAGGCGCTTTTGGCCGAGCTTCCGGACAAGTACCGTTTGATTATGTATTTGTTTCATTATAAGCAACTTTCCTATCAGGAAATGTCCCAAGCTACGGGACTGCCAGTCAAAACGCTCGAAACTAGACTTTACCGGGGAAAAGCCATGCTGAAAGAAAAATGGTTGGAGGTGAACTCGCATGACGCCCAGACAACAGGAAGACCATCGGCTCACGCAATACCTAAATAA
- a CDS encoding DUF2614 family zinc ribbon-containing protein: MRFRSSKVNEFRLWGLALTMGGMLLMIIGLAGIVFDWGKAGRIIAVVFMILGMITMMVSMGIYFWAGMLSTSATVIDCPECGRRTKMLGKTDRCMFCKTILTVDPQYEPTAENETAAAVQASEHELHREHEHKPH; this comes from the coding sequence TTGCGTTTCAGATCAAGTAAAGTAAATGAATTTCGCTTATGGGGTCTTGCCCTGACTATGGGTGGAATGCTGCTTATGATTATAGGTTTGGCCGGTATCGTTTTTGATTGGGGGAAAGCTGGCCGCATCATCGCTGTTGTCTTCATGATCCTAGGAATGATAACAATGATGGTGAGCATGGGAATCTACTTCTGGGCCGGTATGTTGTCTACATCTGCAACAGTTATTGATTGCCCGGAATGTGGAAGAAGGACGAAAATGCTGGGCAAAACAGATCGCTGCATGTTTTGTAAAACAATATTGACAGTTGATCCACAATATGAACCGACAGCCGAGAACGAAACAGCCGCAGCCGTACAAGCTTCCGAACATGAACTTCATCGGGAGCATGAGCATAAGCCTCATTGA
- a CDS encoding GNAT family N-acetyltransferase, which produces MTIQPLALQTNEEILRLLSLQMASYRVEAELIGFEDIPPLKDGIDSIRKAGETFYGYFVQEENETRLAGAISFSSEGSVITICRMMVHPNYFRRGIARSLLQHILKLQEEEGAVLFVVSTGTANLPAVQLYQSFGFEMKRVFTVAPGVCLTTFERPASDS; this is translated from the coding sequence ATGACGATTCAACCTTTAGCCTTACAAACCAATGAGGAGATCCTGCGTCTGCTGTCCTTGCAAATGGCTTCTTATCGTGTGGAAGCAGAGTTGATCGGTTTCGAGGATATTCCGCCCTTGAAGGATGGCATTGATTCTATTCGCAAGGCGGGAGAAACCTTCTATGGTTATTTTGTGCAGGAAGAGAATGAGACTAGACTCGCAGGTGCCATTTCATTTTCGAGTGAGGGCTCGGTGATTACGATCTGCCGCATGATGGTGCACCCAAATTATTTCCGCAGAGGGATTGCTAGGTCACTTTTGCAACATATACTGAAACTACAAGAGGAAGAAGGGGCTGTTCTGTTCGTTGTGTCTACGGGGACGGCGAATTTACCGGCTGTTCAGCTCTATCAAAGCTTTGGCTTTGAGATGAAGCGGGTATTCACTGTGGCTCCAGGTGTCTGTTTAACAACGTTTGAACGTCCAGCAAGTGATTCTTAG
- a CDS encoding sensor histidine kinase translates to MNWRKSLTFKFVAGFVIIISPLIIFLYYNNHYAISVVREQVSGANRNLLADYVKQVDKQMKEINNYLNLVNDREPDVNLLNFMEYGTDDYMLTKQKIFTRFQVDLGYFQVIDTIFLYNIKDKDIVLNTRSDYYLNEKVIADYIEANPKDDEMQKIGSWQLIKVGDETAFLKLIRNNNLVVGCWIKANTVAEPLKFLDVENSGGGAALMSLDGEVASGTKLTEQQIAMAAKMPEPQEKPYQSVTDYKNELSYLLVAIPATMVPIKYVVLIPEASMLKNLPFFRLAIYMIPLGGLLILSFYFIFVRKVLLTPMKKLIRGMQRITRGDWDVQLEPDNTTEFAFVIRTFNNMVGEISNLKIDIYEQQLLTKEAEFKHLQVQIKPHFYLNTLNIITSLAATKQYDVIQKMARYLAEYFRFNITTSRRTVTVEAEIKHIQNYLEIQKLRFPGKLTYEINLPDELGHCSILPLTIQTLVENSIIHGFMNRRELFMIKIEVREVMLVKDGVEAKTIWVQVKDNGVGFKPEILDKLRMNRWHEHAGEEGHLGLQNVLLRLQMRYGDRAQLVFSNDVADKGAIVQIAIPAIYVEDEAEMNDDIPDIGR, encoded by the coding sequence TTGAATTGGAGAAAATCTCTTACTTTTAAGTTTGTGGCCGGATTTGTGATTATTATTTCTCCACTTATTATTTTCTTGTACTATAATAACCATTACGCGATTAGCGTTGTAAGGGAGCAAGTCTCAGGAGCCAACAGAAACCTATTGGCGGATTATGTGAAGCAAGTGGATAAGCAGATGAAGGAAATCAATAATTATTTGAATTTGGTCAACGATCGTGAGCCAGACGTGAATCTCTTGAATTTCATGGAATATGGCACGGATGATTATATGCTGACAAAGCAAAAGATTTTCACGCGGTTTCAGGTGGATTTGGGATACTTCCAAGTGATTGACACCATTTTTTTGTATAATATCAAGGATAAAGATATTGTGCTGAATACACGATCTGACTATTACTTGAACGAGAAAGTGATCGCAGATTACATAGAAGCGAATCCCAAAGACGACGAGATGCAGAAGATTGGTTCTTGGCAGCTCATTAAGGTGGGCGATGAGACTGCGTTCCTCAAATTAATCCGCAACAATAATTTAGTGGTTGGATGTTGGATTAAGGCGAACACCGTGGCTGAGCCTTTGAAGTTTTTGGATGTGGAGAACAGCGGCGGCGGGGCTGCACTGATGAGTTTGGATGGCGAGGTGGCATCGGGCACCAAATTGACGGAGCAGCAAATTGCAATGGCAGCCAAAATGCCAGAGCCTCAAGAAAAGCCGTATCAATCTGTAACCGATTACAAGAATGAACTGTCATATTTACTGGTAGCTATTCCAGCAACGATGGTACCAATCAAGTATGTTGTTCTTATTCCGGAAGCCAGTATGCTGAAGAATTTGCCCTTTTTCCGGTTGGCAATCTATATGATTCCACTTGGCGGGCTGCTGATTTTATCCTTTTACTTCATATTTGTTAGAAAAGTATTGCTTACACCGATGAAGAAGCTCATCCGAGGGATGCAGCGGATTACCCGTGGGGATTGGGATGTTCAACTTGAGCCGGACAATACGACGGAGTTTGCTTTTGTAATACGCACGTTCAATAATATGGTCGGAGAAATTTCCAATCTGAAAATTGATATCTATGAGCAACAGCTGCTTACGAAAGAGGCCGAATTTAAACATTTGCAGGTGCAGATTAAACCGCATTTTTACTTGAATACGTTGAATATTATCACAAGCCTCGCGGCAACTAAGCAATACGATGTTATTCAGAAAATGGCCCGTTACTTGGCTGAATACTTCCGGTTTAATATTACAACATCAAGAAGAACGGTGACCGTGGAGGCGGAGATCAAGCATATTCAGAATTACTTGGAAATTCAGAAGCTTCGCTTCCCAGGCAAGCTTACTTATGAGATCAATCTTCCAGATGAGCTAGGTCACTGTTCGATTCTTCCGCTCACGATTCAAACGTTGGTAGAGAATTCAATTATTCATGGTTTCATGAATCGCCGTGAGCTTTTTATGATCAAGATTGAAGTGAGAGAAGTCATGCTTGTGAAAGACGGCGTTGAAGCGAAGACCATTTGGGTGCAAGTGAAGGATAATGGCGTCGGTTTTAAGCCGGAGATCCTCGATAAGCTGCGAATGAATCGCTGGCATGAACATGCGGGTGAAGAAGGACATCTGGGTCTCCAGAATGTGTTATTAAGACTGCAGATGCGCTATGGGGACCGTGCACAATTGGTATTCAGCAATGATGTGGCAGACAAGGGGGCAATTGTCCAAATCGCTATTCCCGCAATCTATGTGGAAGATGAGGCTGAGATGAACGATGACATACCAGATATTGGTCGTTGA